From the Candidatus Binataceae bacterium genome, the window GGCCGGCAGCTCCGAGCGGAAGGTCGGCAGGATCCTGTTGATCGCGTCAACCACTTCGACCGTGTTGGCGCCCGGCTGGCGCTGGATCGCAAGCACCACCGCGCGCTCGTTGTCCACCCATCCGGCCACCTTGTCGTTCTGCACGCTGTCGACTACCCGCCCGAGCTGCTCCAGTCGCACGGGCGCGCCGTTGCGATAGGCGACGATCAGCGGGCGGTAGGCGGCGGCGCTGGTGAGCTGACCGGTGGCCTGCACGGTAAAGGCCTGATGGGAGCCGTAAAGGGTGCCGGTGGGCAGGTTGACGTTGGAGTTCTGGATCGCCTTGGCCACCTCGTCGATGCCGATCCCGCGGTAGGCCAGCGCTTGGGGATCGACCTGCACCCGCACGGCGTACTTCTGCGAGCCATACACCTGAACCTGCGCCACCCCGCTCACCATCGAGATGCGCTCGGCGAGGTAGGTTTCGGCGTACTCGTCAACCTGGGAGAGCGGCAGCGTGGGCGAGCTCAGCCCGAGGTAGAGAATCGGCTTGTCGGCCGGATTGACCTTCTGATAGGAGGGCGGGCTCGGCATCCCCTGCGGCAGCAGCGCCTGGGCGGCAGCGATCGCGGCCTGGACGTCCTGGGCGGCGGCGTCGATGCTGCGGTCGAGGTTGAACTGGAGCGTGATGTTGGTGATGCCCTGGATGCTGGTCGAGGTCATCTGGTCAAGCCCGGCGATGGTCGAGAACTGGCGCTCGAGCGGCGTTGCCACCGACGACGCCATCGTCTCGGGGCTCGCGCCGGGCAAGGTGGCGGTGACCAGGATGGTCGGGAAATCGACGTTGGGCAGGTCGCTGACCGGCAGCGTGCGATAAGCCACCAGGCCGAAGATGACGACCGCCAGCGACAGCAGCGTCGTCATCACCGGGCGGCGGATGAAGGGTTCGGCCAGGTTCACGAGGCTACCTGCTGCGCCGGCTGCGCGGGGGCATTCTTGATTCTGACCCTGGCGCCGGGGAACAGCCGCAACTGACCGTCCGTCACCACCGTCTCGCCGGCCTTAAGCCCGCTCTTGACGACGGTTTCGCCGTCGAGCGAATCGCCCACCACTACCGGCCGCGGGCTTGCCGACAGATCGCGGCCGACTACGAAGACGAACGACCCGTCCTGTCCGGTCTGGACCGCCTGCGAGGGCACCACGATTGTGTCCGGCTCTTCGCTCAGAGTCAAAGTGACATCGGCGAATTGGCCTGGCCACAGGCGCTGGTCCTCGTTGGCGAATATCCCCTTGGCGGCGAAGGTGCCGGTACTGATGTTCACCGCGTTGTCGATGAAGCTCAGCGTGCCAAGCTCGGGCCGGCCCGCCGAATCGCCCTTGGGGCGCGCGGCAACCGCGAGCTGGCGCCCGTTCATGAACCGGCGCACCCGGGCGAGCTCGCGTTCGGGCATGCTGAAGTCCACGTAGATTGGTTTGATCTGGTTGATGATCACGATCACGCTGCCGGCGTCGTTGGCCTTGACCAGGTTGCCCGGGTGAAGCAGCAGGGCGCCGGTGCGGCCGTCGATCGGTGAGCGGATCTCGGTATAGCCGAGGTTGATCTTCGCGGTCTGTACGGCGGCCTCGTCGGCGAGCACGGTCGCGCGCAGCGCGGCCGCGTTGGCGTGCGCCTGATCGTACTGCTGCTGCGAACCTACGCCTTGCTGGAGCAGGTAGGTGTAGCGCTTCTCGTCGGTGTCGGCTTGGAAGAGCTGCGCGCGGTCGCGCGCGAGGTCGGCCTCGGCCTGATGGAGCGCGGCCTCGAATGGGCGCGGGTCGATCTGGACCAGCAGGTCGCCCTTCTTTACGGTCTGGCCCTCGCGAAAGTAAACCGTGGCGATTCGGCCGTCGATCTGCGACTTGAGCGAGACGGTCGAGTAGGCCTGAACCGTGCCGATCGCCTGGAGCTGGATGGGGACGGTCTTGCTGACGACCTGGGCGACGGTGACCGGCACCGGCCCGTGCATAAACCCCATCTCCGGCGCCGGCTTGGACTTCGAGCAGCCGGCGCCGAGCAGCGCTGCCAGCGCGAGGACGGCCGCGAGCGCGGCGCTTGAGCGCGCGCACGGGCGCACCTTGTTGAGGAAGGTTTCCAAAGCCAACTCCGGTCCAGACCTCGCAATTCCCACCCGCGCCTTGGCGGCTCCGAGACTCGGCGCGGCGACCGGCCGGCGTCGCTGGCCGCGCCGCCCCAATCTCATCAAGGATAGCAGAAGCCGGGCACCGGCGCTCGGCGGAGAGCCCGCGCTTCGGCTAGCGCGGGATCACCGGCAGCACCAAACGTGACGGATAGCGGCTGTCGTGGAAGACGCTCTGACGGGCGGTTCGCAGTTCGCTATCGGCGAAGAGGTCATGCCCGGTGTTGGGGTTGCGATCGTAGCGCGGGAAGTTGCTCGAGGAGACCTCCAGGCGCAGGCGATGGCCCGCGCGAAAGAGGTGGCTCGTTGCCCACAGGTCGATGCGGTACTCGTAAACGCGATCGGGTGTGATGGGCGCCGGCGCGCTGAGCGAATCGCGAAACCGCGCGCGCACGGCGCCTTCGACGATATTTTGCGCGTAGCCGTCGGGCCGAACGTCGCACAGCTTGGCCGTGAAGTCGGTATCCGGCGCGGATGACGCCGCGTACAGCACCATCATTACCGGCCCGGTCAGCTCGAGATCGCGCTCGAGCACGTCGGCGGTGTAAACGAGCACGTCGCCGCGCCGCTCGACTTCAGTCTGATCGAAAACGCCGGCTTTCAGCCCCAGCGTGGTCCCGCCGCGCGTAGGCACCGGGTCGTTGGGATCATAGACGTAACGGTCGACCGGCTCCTCGGCCGGACGCTCGAAGGCCAGCCGGCCGTCGCCGGCGAGAGTATTGGCGCGTCCGCCGCTGTGCAGGAACATCTCGGTGTAGCGCGTGCGCGCAAGCGGCCATTCGTTCTCGTCGCGCCAGCGGTTCTCGCCCATCACGAACAGCCGCAC encodes:
- a CDS encoding efflux RND transporter periplasmic adaptor subunit codes for the protein MALETFLNKVRPCARSSAALAAVLALAALLGAGCSKSKPAPEMGFMHGPVPVTVAQVVSKTVPIQLQAIGTVQAYSTVSLKSQIDGRIATVYFREGQTVKKGDLLVQIDPRPFEAALHQAEADLARDRAQLFQADTDEKRYTYLLQQGVGSQQQYDQAHANAAALRATVLADEAAVQTAKINLGYTEIRSPIDGRTGALLLHPGNLVKANDAGSVIVIINQIKPIYVDFSMPERELARVRRFMNGRQLAVAARPKGDSAGRPELGTLSFIDNAVNISTGTFAAKGIFANEDQRLWPGQFADVTLTLSEEPDTIVVPSQAVQTGQDGSFVFVVGRDLSASPRPVVVGDSLDGETVVKSGLKAGETVVTDGQLRLFPGARVRIKNAPAQPAQQVAS